The Bacteriovorax sp. Seq25_V genome window below encodes:
- a CDS encoding nucleoside triphosphate pyrophosphohydrolase family protein, translating into MNSKNYIGDAIKTESTNFQAMNERLNDDGLKRLLHAGIGLSTEAGEFLDALKKHIFYGKELDKVNLAEEMGDLFWYMAIVADELGFEFEEVMERNITKLKARYGEKFSEEKAERRDLETERKILEEQSFN; encoded by the coding sequence ATGAACTCAAAAAATTATATTGGTGATGCGATTAAGACAGAGTCAACAAACTTTCAAGCAATGAATGAAAGACTTAATGATGATGGACTTAAAAGACTCCTACATGCAGGTATCGGGCTCTCGACTGAAGCTGGAGAATTTCTTGACGCTCTTAAAAAACATATTTTTTATGGAAAAGAATTAGATAAGGTTAATCTTGCTGAAGAGATGGGAGACTTATTTTGGTATATGGCCATCGTAGCCGATGAGCTTGGATTTGAGTTTGAAGAAGTAATGGAGAGAAACATTACGAAACTTAAAGCAAGATACGGTGAGAAATTCTCTGAAGAAAAAGCAGAGAGAAGAGATCTTGAAACAGAGAGAAAAATTCTTGAAGAGCAATCATTTAACTAA
- a CDS encoding 2-oxoglutarate dehydrogenase E1 component → MKTLDFSHLAGSDISYIDSLYEQYKANPQEAEESWRNFFLGFEFGAGKGGAGGEVSEDALKKEFNVFRLIQSFRARGHLLSDTNPIRPRRDRHARITLPDYNLSESDLDTTFYCGSFAGLGGPATLRQIFEHMSKIYCGKIGIEYMHSNDTDMRRWIREEFEKGYLTKNFSKEKKKRILQKLNEANVFENFLQTKYTGQKRFSLEGGESTIPALDSIINEGAEHGAKEFIIGMAHRGRLNILANTLGKTYEYIFSEFEGNSLEQQEAMGDGDVKYHMGYTSAQKTFSEKESQEVYLKLLPNPSHLETVAPVVVGYCRAQIDIAYEGDESKIIPIIIHGDAAVAGQGIVYETLQMSELPGYRAGGAVHFVINNQIGFTTDFTDARSSNYCTSVAKMLDIPIIHVNGDEPEDVVFACELAVKFRQKFKKDVFVDMVCYRKHGHNEGDEPKYTQPHLYGLIAKQKNPRELYLEKLLAKGEVEQALAHEMQEHFKQLLSDRFNNVKQKELPARVKGPHKEWLDLRWSKPEDFLSSPETKVTKEMLDKILKSVTTVPAGFKTLRKAQKILNDRVKAYESDTLDWAMAETFAYGSLLTENHNIRFTGQDVIRGTFSHRHMKVFDENTNEAYCGLDHIQKDQGRVYVYNSLLSEYAVLAFEYGYTQATPRSLNIWEAQFGDFSNGAQIMIDQFISAAESKWRRMSDLVMLLPHGYEGAGPEHSSCRPERYLQLCAEYNMVVCDVTTPANMFHLLRRQLKWEFRKPLIVFTPKSLLRHPQCVSKVSEFTDGKFQELIDDSWVNAKDVKTVVFCTGKIYYDLLNHQQENNRKDTAIVRIEQLYPLPIEQIEAIKKKYKNANLRWVQEEPHNMGAWTYLLRWRDTFKDIDCVARKASASPASGYASVHLREQAEIVTKAFKKD, encoded by the coding sequence ATGAAAACGCTAGATTTTTCTCATCTTGCAGGTTCAGACATTTCTTACATTGATTCCCTTTACGAACAGTACAAAGCAAACCCACAAGAGGCCGAAGAAAGTTGGAGAAACTTTTTTCTTGGTTTTGAGTTTGGTGCGGGTAAAGGTGGAGCAGGTGGAGAGGTATCTGAAGATGCATTAAAAAAAGAGTTTAATGTATTTAGACTTATCCAATCATTCAGAGCAAGAGGTCACCTTCTTTCTGACACTAACCCAATTAGACCGAGAAGAGATCGTCACGCACGTATCACTCTTCCTGATTACAATCTGAGTGAGTCTGACTTAGATACAACATTCTATTGTGGTTCTTTTGCAGGTCTTGGTGGACCAGCGACTTTAAGACAAATCTTCGAGCACATGAGTAAAATCTACTGCGGAAAAATCGGTATCGAGTACATGCACTCTAATGATACTGATATGAGAAGATGGATTCGTGAAGAGTTCGAAAAAGGCTACTTAACGAAAAACTTTTCAAAAGAAAAAAAGAAGAGAATTCTTCAAAAACTAAACGAAGCAAACGTTTTTGAAAACTTCCTTCAAACAAAATATACGGGACAAAAGAGATTCTCACTCGAAGGTGGAGAGTCGACAATCCCAGCTCTTGATTCAATTATTAACGAAGGTGCTGAGCACGGAGCAAAAGAATTTATCATCGGTATGGCCCACAGAGGTCGTCTAAATATTCTTGCAAACACTCTTGGAAAAACTTATGAGTATATTTTCTCTGAATTTGAAGGTAATTCTCTAGAGCAACAAGAAGCAATGGGGGATGGTGACGTTAAGTACCACATGGGTTACACGTCGGCGCAGAAAACATTTAGTGAGAAAGAATCACAAGAAGTTTACTTAAAGCTTCTTCCAAACCCTTCACACTTGGAGACAGTTGCTCCTGTTGTTGTAGGTTACTGTCGTGCACAAATTGATATTGCTTACGAAGGTGATGAATCAAAAATTATCCCAATCATTATTCATGGTGATGCTGCTGTTGCAGGTCAAGGGATTGTTTATGAAACTCTTCAAATGTCTGAACTTCCAGGTTATAGAGCCGGTGGTGCGGTTCACTTTGTAATTAATAATCAAATTGGTTTTACAACAGATTTTACAGATGCCAGAAGTTCTAACTACTGTACTTCTGTAGCAAAGATGCTTGATATTCCAATTATCCACGTAAATGGTGATGAGCCAGAGGATGTTGTTTTTGCTTGTGAACTTGCTGTTAAGTTTAGACAAAAATTTAAGAAAGACGTTTTCGTTGATATGGTTTGTTATAGAAAGCATGGTCACAATGAAGGTGACGAGCCAAAGTATACACAGCCACACTTATACGGACTAATTGCAAAACAAAAAAATCCACGTGAGCTCTATCTTGAAAAACTACTTGCTAAAGGTGAGGTTGAGCAAGCTCTTGCTCATGAGATGCAAGAACACTTTAAGCAACTTCTTTCAGATCGCTTTAACAATGTTAAGCAGAAAGAACTCCCTGCAAGAGTAAAAGGTCCACACAAAGAATGGTTAGATCTTCGTTGGTCAAAGCCTGAGGATTTTTTATCTTCACCGGAAACAAAAGTTACTAAAGAAATGCTTGATAAGATTTTGAAGTCGGTGACTACGGTTCCGGCTGGCTTTAAAACACTTCGTAAGGCACAAAAAATCCTTAACGATAGAGTTAAAGCTTATGAAAGTGACACACTTGACTGGGCAATGGCCGAAACATTTGCTTATGGTTCTCTCCTAACTGAAAATCATAATATTCGCTTCACTGGTCAGGACGTAATTAGAGGGACTTTCTCTCATCGTCACATGAAGGTATTTGATGAAAATACCAACGAAGCATACTGTGGACTTGATCATATTCAAAAAGATCAAGGTCGTGTTTATGTTTATAACTCTCTTCTTTCTGAGTATGCAGTTCTTGCGTTTGAGTATGGTTATACTCAAGCAACTCCAAGATCTCTAAATATTTGGGAAGCGCAGTTTGGAGATTTCTCAAACGGTGCACAAATTATGATCGATCAGTTCATCTCGGCAGCTGAAAGTAAGTGGAGAAGAATGAGTGACCTTGTAATGCTTCTACCACATGGTTATGAAGGAGCAGGACCTGAGCACTCTTCATGTCGTCCAGAAAGATATCTTCAGTTATGTGCTGAGTACAATATGGTTGTTTGTGATGTAACGACACCAGCAAACATGTTCCACTTATTAAGACGTCAGTTAAAGTGGGAGTTTAGAAAGCCATTAATCGTATTCACTCCAAAGTCTCTTTTAAGACATCCTCAGTGTGTTTCAAAGGTTTCTGAATTTACTGATGGTAAATTCCAAGAACTAATTGATGACTCTTGGGTAAATGCAAAAGATGTTAAGACTGTTGTTTTCTGTACAGGAAAGATTTACTACGATCTATTAAACCACCAGCAAGAAAATAATCGCAAAGATACAGCTATTGTTCGTATTGAACAATTATATCCTCTTCCAATTGAACAAATTGAAGCAATTAAGAAGAAATATAAGAATGCAAATCTAAGGTGGGTACAAGAAGAACCACATAATATGGGTGCTTGGACATACCTTCTAAGATGGAGAGATACTTTCAAGGATATTGATTGTGTTGCAAGGAAAGCCTCGGCTTCTCCAGCTTCTGGATATGCATCAGTACACTTAAGAGAACAAGCAGAAATCGTAACTAAAGCATTTAAAAAGGACTAG
- a CDS encoding PilZ domain-containing protein, translating into MIDTKLKEKHFFICKRKGTFAFINLNDLHVEVVEREVFINSFVYAPEDRAWVPLLSHPEIPHEIKVAATFCEAEIPVPLFHPVPFNEVTLQRDIEEEKVIEVDNSHLEQFEDIKKEISDLSSRVISKEDEVIARVNTLRDMITTLSRDDKQRIELEERLEKSNLRIQNITIENDLLKNNLKKAMTKIEILQNRINENNQTNSSVAKIYSDKDLGLEDLRNGKTFEFLNSKVWFIKSESGNKGPLRFDELLHMKESGELKDSKIKRSGDLQWKDMQDILELSAEVSLHYEDKANSEKSIYLVQRGEYRADIREAITFMIRDNEYKGYLTNISLSGGFIELVKLDGVDHTKDRSGTLFFNEGLVSESISCDFKIKRVADGRPKGIGFAFINVSQKNTEILGKLISKIINANNKIAA; encoded by the coding sequence ATGATAGATACAAAATTGAAAGAAAAACACTTTTTTATTTGTAAACGCAAGGGGACTTTTGCGTTTATAAATCTTAATGATCTCCACGTTGAAGTGGTGGAAAGAGAAGTGTTCATCAACAGTTTTGTCTATGCTCCTGAAGATAGGGCCTGGGTTCCACTCCTTTCTCATCCTGAGATTCCTCATGAGATTAAAGTTGCAGCTACTTTTTGTGAGGCAGAGATTCCTGTTCCACTATTTCATCCTGTGCCTTTTAATGAAGTTACTTTACAACGAGATATAGAGGAAGAGAAAGTCATTGAAGTTGATAATTCTCACCTTGAACAATTTGAAGATATTAAAAAAGAGATCAGCGATTTATCATCTCGTGTTATTAGTAAGGAAGATGAGGTTATTGCTAGAGTAAATACCCTTAGGGATATGATCACAACGCTTAGTAGAGATGACAAGCAGCGTATCGAACTCGAAGAACGCTTAGAAAAATCAAACTTAAGAATTCAAAATATTACTATTGAAAATGATCTCCTTAAAAATAACCTTAAGAAGGCAATGACTAAAATTGAGATTCTACAAAATAGGATCAATGAAAATAATCAGACAAATTCATCTGTTGCTAAGATATATAGCGATAAAGACTTAGGTCTAGAAGATTTAAGAAATGGAAAAACATTTGAATTCTTAAATAGTAAGGTGTGGTTCATCAAAAGTGAGTCTGGAAATAAAGGGCCATTACGATTTGACGAACTACTTCATATGAAAGAGTCCGGTGAACTAAAAGATTCTAAGATTAAGCGTAGTGGTGATTTGCAGTGGAAGGATATGCAAGATATCTTGGAGCTTTCCGCAGAAGTCTCTCTTCACTATGAAGACAAAGCAAATTCAGAAAAATCAATCTATTTGGTGCAAAGAGGTGAGTATCGTGCAGATATTCGTGAAGCCATTACATTTATGATTCGAGATAATGAGTATAAAGGCTATCTTACTAATATTAGTTTGAGTGGTGGCTTTATTGAACTTGTTAAACTTGATGGTGTAGATCATACTAAAGATAGATCCGGGACATTATTTTTTAATGAAGGACTTGTTAGCGAATCTATTTCATGTGACTTCAAGATCAAGCGTGTGGCCGATGGTCGACCAAAAGGTATTGGATTCGCATTTATAAATGTATCCCAAAAAAATACAGAAATTCTAGGGAAATTGATTTCAAAAATAATCAATGCAAATAATAAAATTGCAGCCTAA
- the lpdA gene encoding dihydrolipoyl dehydrogenase, with protein sequence MSNNEYDVVIIGSGPGGYVCAVRCAQLGMKTAIVEKYSTLGGTCLNVGCIPSKAWLDSSERYHEALHSFEDHGISTGKVKADIAKMAARVAKVVSDTSGGVEYLMQKNKVDVYKGLGSFVDSHTLKVTGEKEAILKAKNFIIATGSKPSSIPGIEIDKKRIITSTEALKLEECPKHMIVIGGGVIGLELGSVFLRLGAKVSVVEYADSIVATMDKDLGKELQKVLKKQGMEFYLGHGVTNVSSKGKNVTVTAKAKKGDKEITLEGDYCLVAVGRRPFVDGLEIQNAGVALDERGRVHTNDHLQTNVAHIYAIGDVTKGAMLAHKAEEEGVYIAELLAGQKPHINYNLVPGVVYTWPEVSSVGKTEAELKEAGIAIKVGKFPFKASGRARASNESEGFVKVIADKNTDEILGVHMIGPRAADLIAEAVTAMEFRASAEDIGRICHPHPTYSEAFKEAALIATDNRPLNL encoded by the coding sequence ATGAGTAATAATGAATATGATGTAGTAATTATTGGTTCTGGTCCTGGTGGATATGTGTGCGCGGTAAGATGCGCACAACTAGGAATGAAAACTGCAATCGTTGAGAAGTACTCAACACTTGGTGGAACATGTCTAAACGTGGGATGTATCCCATCTAAAGCATGGCTAGACTCAAGTGAGAGATATCACGAGGCTCTTCATTCATTCGAAGATCATGGGATCTCAACTGGTAAAGTAAAAGCAGATATTGCAAAAATGGCAGCACGTGTAGCAAAAGTTGTTTCGGATACTAGTGGTGGTGTTGAATATCTTATGCAAAAAAATAAAGTAGATGTTTACAAGGGACTGGGTTCTTTTGTTGACTCTCACACACTTAAAGTTACTGGTGAGAAAGAAGCGATTTTAAAAGCAAAGAATTTTATTATCGCTACAGGTTCGAAGCCATCTTCAATTCCTGGAATTGAAATTGATAAGAAAAGAATCATTACTTCAACTGAAGCTTTAAAGCTTGAAGAGTGTCCAAAGCACATGATCGTAATTGGTGGTGGTGTTATTGGTCTTGAACTTGGTTCAGTCTTTTTAAGACTTGGAGCAAAGGTTTCTGTTGTTGAATACGCTGATTCAATTGTCGCGACAATGGATAAAGACCTTGGAAAAGAGCTGCAAAAAGTTCTTAAAAAACAAGGAATGGAGTTCTATCTTGGTCATGGTGTAACTAATGTTTCTTCTAAGGGGAAGAATGTAACAGTTACAGCAAAAGCTAAGAAAGGTGATAAGGAAATTACCCTCGAAGGTGATTACTGTCTTGTTGCTGTTGGAAGAAGACCATTTGTCGATGGGCTTGAAATTCAAAATGCAGGTGTTGCTCTTGATGAAAGAGGACGTGTTCACACGAATGATCACTTACAGACTAACGTAGCTCATATCTATGCAATTGGAGATGTGACAAAAGGTGCGATGCTTGCTCACAAAGCTGAAGAAGAGGGGGTTTACATCGCTGAACTACTCGCAGGACAAAAACCACACATTAACTATAACTTAGTTCCTGGTGTTGTTTACACATGGCCTGAAGTTAGTTCTGTTGGAAAGACTGAAGCTGAGCTTAAGGAAGCTGGAATTGCAATTAAAGTTGGTAAGTTTCCATTTAAAGCGAGTGGGAGAGCGAGAGCTTCTAATGAGTCTGAAGGATTTGTTAAGGTTATTGCTGATAAGAATACAGATGAAATTCTAGGTGTTCATATGATTGGACCTCGTGCTGCTGACCTGATTGCAGAAGCAGTGACAGCGATGGAATTTAGAGCATCTGCAGAAGATATTGGAAGAATTTGTCATCCACACCCGACTTATTCTGAAGCCTTTAAAGAAGCAGCTCTTATTGCAACTGATAATCGCCCATTAAACCTCTAA
- a CDS encoding DUF1295 domain-containing protein, protein MSLILEHYLYGFGVGIAFFIIAWVVSLVLGKSSHIDSVWGLSFSLLTAFYYYLSGKVIGQLDIIFITVVFLWSFRLGLFLAYRFSVEGEDRRYVEIKTNWNKTNVGFIGMFILQGFLASLLSIPLLLFSHGVVVNEALFFVGISFVFIFTVFETVADWQLFQFKARNKNRTCNVGLWKYSRHPNYFSEWMIWVGLFLTTLSQGALGWFSFISVAIIFYLLNFVSGIPIIERDARNGVFKREGEKEYFESTSVFFPLLPRRKS, encoded by the coding sequence ATGAGTTTAATCTTAGAACATTATTTATACGGATTTGGTGTAGGGATCGCCTTTTTTATCATTGCTTGGGTTGTTTCACTTGTGCTTGGAAAATCTAGTCACATTGATTCGGTCTGGGGACTTTCTTTCTCTTTGCTGACAGCTTTTTATTACTACTTGTCTGGGAAAGTTATCGGGCAGCTAGATATTATTTTTATTACAGTTGTTTTTCTTTGGTCTTTTCGACTTGGATTATTTCTTGCTTATCGTTTCTCTGTAGAAGGAGAGGATCGTCGTTATGTTGAAATTAAAACCAATTGGAATAAGACAAATGTTGGTTTTATCGGAATGTTTATTTTACAAGGCTTTCTGGCCTCTCTCCTTAGTATCCCACTTCTTTTATTTTCACATGGAGTAGTTGTTAACGAAGCTCTTTTCTTTGTTGGAATTTCTTTTGTCTTCATATTTACTGTATTTGAGACCGTTGCTGATTGGCAGTTGTTTCAATTTAAGGCAAGGAATAAAAATCGTACATGTAATGTGGGTCTTTGGAAGTATTCTCGTCACCCGAATTATTTTAGTGAATGGATGATTTGGGTTGGATTATTTCTAACGACACTATCACAAGGAGCTTTAGGTTGGTTTTCATTTATTAGTGTTGCAATAATCTTTTACCTACTTAACTTTGTTTCAGGTATTCCTATTATTGAAAGAGACGCTCGTAATGGAGTTTTTAAACGAGAGGGAGAGAAAGAATATTTTGAAAGTACATCAGTTTTCTTTCCATTGTTACCTAGGAGAAAGTCATGA
- a CDS encoding FAD:protein FMN transferase, which produces MKQREKFLKSNHLTKLFLFLFLFLVSCSKDGDLKIYHLSGPTMGTTYNVKFIAPYGYDEKTIAEDIATRLKEVNQAMSTYIKDSEISLLNKAEASKEVVISKDFFHVLSHSLGVSEKTEGIFDPTIGPLVNLWGFGPDGQRKVPSPEKLAHALTLVGYDKIKLNSKNLSVTKSLSEIYVDLSASAKGFGVDALIDLVKARGIDNVMVEVGGEVRTLGKSLTRPWKIGIEAPHPTNPSDIYTKVIQVQNFALATSGDYRNFFEQDGKKYQHTINFKTGHPVEGVLASVSVISDTCMDADAWATALMAMGSEKGYQFAVEHGMKAFFIYRSEKTDQNGARIYLHRSTKQFDTIVK; this is translated from the coding sequence TTGAAACAGAGAGAAAAATTCTTGAAGAGCAATCATTTAACTAAATTATTTTTATTCCTTTTTTTATTTCTAGTTTCTTGTTCTAAAGATGGTGATCTTAAGATCTACCATCTTTCTGGACCAACAATGGGAACTACATATAATGTTAAGTTCATTGCACCCTATGGCTATGACGAAAAAACAATCGCTGAAGATATCGCAACAAGACTTAAAGAAGTAAATCAGGCCATGAGTACTTATATTAAGGACTCAGAAATCTCGCTTCTCAATAAAGCTGAGGCAAGTAAGGAAGTTGTCATTTCCAAAGACTTCTTCCATGTTCTTTCGCACTCTCTGGGTGTTAGTGAGAAAACGGAAGGAATCTTTGATCCTACTATCGGGCCTCTCGTTAATCTTTGGGGCTTTGGTCCAGACGGGCAAAGAAAAGTGCCAAGTCCAGAGAAGCTTGCTCATGCGCTAACCTTGGTTGGATATGATAAGATAAAACTTAATTCAAAAAATCTTAGTGTAACAAAGTCGCTATCTGAAATTTATGTGGATTTATCAGCTTCCGCTAAGGGGTTTGGCGTTGATGCCCTGATTGATCTCGTTAAAGCACGTGGGATTGATAACGTGATGGTAGAAGTTGGTGGGGAAGTTCGAACACTTGGAAAGAGCTTAACGAGACCCTGGAAAATTGGGATCGAGGCTCCACACCCAACAAATCCAAGCGATATTTATACAAAAGTTATTCAGGTCCAAAATTTTGCTCTTGCAACTTCAGGGGATTATAGGAATTTCTTTGAGCAGGATGGGAAGAAGTATCAGCATACAATAAACTTTAAGACAGGGCACCCGGTTGAAGGTGTTCTGGCTTCAGTTAGCGTTATTTCGGATACTTGCATGGATGCTGATGCCTGGGCGACAGCATTGATGGCCATGGGAAGCGAGAAGGGATATCAATTCGCAGTCGAACATGGTATGAAAGCATTTTTTATCTATCGAAGTGAAAAAACTGATCAAAATGGTGCTAGAATATACCTGCACAGATCAACGAAACAATTCGATACTATAGTAAAATAG
- a CDS encoding chalcone isomerase family protein, giving the protein MVCRTLPFRKIILLFLFSHSILALSLVGKGLLTFTFFRFEVYELELFAKNQVRSLEELQKEESYELVFTFRRDVEAKHLKQAWSDASKEINQASLKPFFSEVEEIQPAMREGEKIRVTKNKDTVTFSFPKSKVELKNAEFAKTLPWIWLGDNEVGEKLAYQIFP; this is encoded by the coding sequence ATGGTTTGTAGGACACTTCCTTTTAGAAAAATAATCTTATTATTTTTATTTTCACATTCGATCCTTGCCCTTTCCCTCGTCGGAAAGGGTCTATTAACTTTTACCTTCTTTAGATTTGAAGTCTATGAGCTTGAGCTATTTGCTAAAAATCAGGTCCGCTCTCTAGAGGAGCTACAAAAAGAAGAGTCATATGAGTTAGTCTTTACTTTCCGTCGAGATGTGGAGGCCAAGCATTTAAAACAGGCCTGGAGTGATGCAAGTAAAGAAATTAATCAAGCAAGTCTTAAACCTTTTTTTTCTGAAGTCGAGGAAATTCAACCGGCGATGAGGGAAGGTGAGAAAATTAGAGTAACTAAAAATAAAGATACTGTTACTTTTAGTTTTCCAAAATCGAAGGTTGAGTTGAAAAATGCTGAGTTTGCAAAGACTCTACCGTGGATTTGGTTAGGAGATAATGAAGTAGGAGAAAAATTAGCCTATCAGATTTTTCCCTAG
- the odhB gene encoding 2-oxoglutarate dehydrogenase complex dihydrolipoyllysine-residue succinyltransferase, with protein MAKIQITIPPIGESISEVTLGAWLVSDGDYVNEGDELVEVESDKATLPLPAEQSGVIKILVEEGTDLKIGDAVAELDTDAVGAAPSAPAPAASAPVATPTAAPVAATGGDKNYPSPAAGKILAEKGVDPSSVSGSGKDGRITKADAMNAQASAPAAKTASAPAAELSAQLPSGGASREKSVEKMSRLRKTIASRLTEAKNSTAMLTTFNEVDMHNVMALRSKYKDAFKDKHDIGLGFMSFFTKACTKALMEIKGVNAQIDGDNIIYHDYADVGIAVSTPKGLVVPVVRNAESLSLAQIEKEIKRLALKGRDGKLSVDDMTGGTFTITNGGVFGSMLSTPIINIPQSAILGMHNIVERPVAVNGQVVIHPVMYLALSYDHRIVDGKESVTFLKMVKEMIEDPARMLLDV; from the coding sequence ATGGCCAAGATACAAATAACAATTCCACCAATTGGTGAATCTATTTCAGAAGTAACTTTAGGAGCATGGTTAGTAAGTGATGGTGACTATGTTAATGAGGGTGATGAACTTGTAGAAGTTGAATCAGATAAAGCAACTCTTCCTCTTCCTGCTGAGCAGAGTGGGGTGATTAAAATTCTTGTTGAAGAAGGAACGGATCTTAAAATCGGTGACGCTGTTGCTGAACTAGATACTGATGCTGTCGGCGCAGCTCCTTCAGCTCCTGCTCCAGCGGCTTCGGCTCCTGTTGCTACTCCTACAGCTGCTCCAGTTGCTGCGACTGGTGGAGATAAGAATTATCCATCTCCAGCTGCTGGAAAAATCCTTGCGGAAAAAGGTGTTGATCCTTCTTCTGTTTCTGGGTCTGGGAAAGATGGTCGTATTACAAAAGCAGACGCGATGAACGCTCAAGCTTCAGCTCCTGCTGCGAAAACAGCTTCGGCTCCAGCTGCTGAGCTTTCAGCTCAGCTTCCAAGTGGCGGAGCTTCAAGAGAGAAGTCTGTTGAGAAAATGTCACGTCTAAGAAAGACAATTGCTTCACGTCTAACTGAGGCTAAGAATTCTACAGCGATGCTTACAACTTTTAACGAAGTTGATATGCACAATGTAATGGCACTAAGATCTAAATATAAAGATGCTTTCAAAGATAAGCACGATATCGGTCTTGGATTTATGAGTTTCTTCACAAAAGCTTGTACTAAAGCTCTGATGGAAATTAAAGGTGTTAACGCTCAAATCGATGGTGATAATATTATTTACCACGATTATGCTGACGTTGGTATCGCAGTCTCGACTCCAAAGGGTCTTGTTGTTCCAGTTGTAAGAAACGCTGAGTCTCTAAGTCTTGCTCAAATTGAAAAAGAAATTAAGAGACTTGCTCTTAAGGGAAGAGATGGGAAACTTTCTGTTGATGATATGACAGGTGGTACTTTTACAATCACAAACGGTGGTGTTTTTGGTTCTATGTTATCAACTCCAATCATTAATATTCCTCAATCAGCAATCCTTGGTATGCACAATATTGTAGAGAGACCAGTTGCTGTTAATGGACAAGTTGTTATTCACCCAGTGATGTACTTAGCACTTTCTTACGATCACAGAATCGTAGATGGGAAAGAGTCTGTAACATTCCTAAAAATGGTTAAGGAGATGATTGAAGATCCGGCCAGAATGCTACTTGATGTTTAA
- a CDS encoding cyclopropane-fatty-acyl-phospholipid synthase family protein, with translation MIATISKALPSFVTLDSLVEKGVLPDFVLRYGIRSLLKERLSELEASGMDGKMGFINELKKSHVAIMEELANVQHYEVPTDFFKLCLGKRLKYSCAYYETGDDLNNAEDRMFEKVIERAGLQDGQKVLELGCGWGSFCLYLARKFPNSTFVAISNSKTQKIYIDSICEREGIKNLEIRTANVANLELEETFDRIVSVEMFEHMRNYKELLNRIHGWLNSDGKLFIHIFCHREFCYPYEVKDDTDWMAKYFFSGGIMPSYDIFEQVGSNMKLASKWKVNGYHYHRTCEDWLKNMDANKEQVFSLFEKAYPPGEAKKWFNYWRVFYLACSELFKYDGGDQWFVGHFLLEK, from the coding sequence ATGATTGCTACAATATCTAAAGCATTGCCTTCATTTGTTACTTTAGACTCGCTGGTTGAAAAAGGAGTTCTTCCTGACTTTGTTCTTCGCTATGGTATACGCTCTTTATTAAAAGAGAGATTATCTGAACTAGAAGCTTCTGGCATGGATGGGAAGATGGGCTTTATCAATGAACTCAAAAAGTCTCATGTTGCTATAATGGAGGAGCTTGCTAATGTGCAACACTATGAAGTTCCAACAGATTTTTTTAAACTGTGTCTTGGCAAAAGACTCAAATATAGTTGTGCTTATTACGAAACTGGTGATGATCTCAATAATGCTGAAGATAGAATGTTTGAAAAAGTTATTGAAAGAGCTGGACTGCAAGATGGACAAAAAGTTTTAGAGCTTGGTTGTGGTTGGGGATCATTTTGTCTCTATCTCGCAAGAAAATTTCCAAATTCTACATTTGTAGCTATTTCAAATTCTAAAACTCAAAAGATCTATATCGATTCAATTTGTGAAAGAGAGGGAATTAAAAACCTTGAGATCCGTACTGCGAATGTTGCCAACTTAGAATTAGAAGAGACTTTTGATCGAATTGTTTCTGTTGAAATGTTCGAGCATATGAGAAATTATAAAGAACTTTTAAATCGCATTCACGGCTGGCTAAATTCAGATGGTAAGCTATTTATTCATATTTTTTGTCACCGCGAATTTTGTTATCCGTACGAAGTAAAAGATGATACCGATTGGATGGCAAAGTACTTCTTTAGTGGAGGTATCATGCCTTCCTACGATATATTTGAGCAAGTTGGATCAAATATGAAACTTGCTTCAAAGTGGAAGGTCAACGGTTATCATTATCATCGTACATGTGAAGATTGGTTAAAAAATATGGACGCAAATAAAGAGCAGGTTTTTTCACTCTTTGAAAAGGCTTACCCGCCAGGAGAAGCTAAAAAGTGGTTTAACTACTGGAGAGTTTTCTATCTCGCATGCTCTGAATTATTTAAATATGATGGGGGAGATCAATGGTTTGTAGGACACTTCCTTTTAGAAAAATAA
- a CDS encoding (Na+)-NQR maturation NqrM, with protein sequence MEIFFVTLGVLMVCIFGMAIGVILSNRELKGSCGGLGKVIGEDCMFCEKKEDCKENPEQAKDCLDLEKEGCQTH encoded by the coding sequence ATGGAAATTTTCTTTGTGACTCTTGGTGTGCTAATGGTGTGTATCTTCGGGATGGCCATTGGTGTTATTCTATCGAATCGTGAATTAAAAGGATCTTGCGGAGGACTGGGAAAGGTTATCGGTGAAGATTGTATGTTCTGCGAAAAGAAAGAAGATTGTAAAGAGAATCCAGAACAAGCAAAAGACTGTCTCGACCTTGAGAAAGAAGGCTGTCAAACTCACTAA